CCAACATGACCACTAGTAAGCACATTGAAATTATTCTTTTTTTCATTCCAAGGCCCCCTATTTGGTCGTATTTGGTTCAACGTGTAATACATCATCCGCAATATTTTGCGCAAAGGTCAAATCATGAGTGACAACAATTTGCGTCATCCCATCGGCTTTTAAGCCTAAAATTAATTTTTCAACCGCTTGGCGCAAGTTAGGATCTAAAGCCGACGTCGGTTCATCGTAACAAAGAATATTTGGTTTCATCGCCAAGGCCCGGGCAATAGCAACCCGCTGTTGTTGCCCACCAGAGAGTTGGTAAGGATATTGATCAGCGTGATCGCCTAAGTCCAAACGTGCTAATAATTTTTTGGCCTGCTGATTAGCAGCCGCCGTATTCTCTTTTAAGACCATCGTTGGTGCCAACGCAATATTTTGTAGCACAGTCAAATGTGGAAATAATTCAAAGTTTTGAAAGACAACCCCAATCACACTCTCGTTACTCCGATTCGTGTAAGGATCAAAGGCTTGACCATCCACTAAGAACTGGCCGCTATCGACTTGTTCCAACCCGGTAATACACCGTAACAAGGTCGTTTTACCGGCTCCTGAAGGCCCGACAATACTTAAAATTTCACCATCTTTAACGGTTAAATCCAATTGCTTGATAATGGTCCGATTTCCAAAGCTTTTTGTAATCTGTTTAAGTTCTAACATGGCAAGGCCTCCTTATTTCCAGTAACTGTAACGTTTCTCAACTTGACGTAACACGAAGGTCGTTACCCCGGTTAGTAACAAGTAAATGACTCCGACTAAGACTAATGGTACTAAGGTGACATCTCTAGCTGTAGCAACATTGCCGGCTCGTAATAAGTCGCCTAAACCAATGACATAGACTAACGATGAATCCTTGACCAAATTAATCACTTCATTACCCACGGATGGTAATACAATCTTAACCACTTGGGGAATGATAATCTTACGAATCGTTTGCGGATAACTCAACCGTAAGACCCGTGCACTTTCATACTGCCCATTATCGATTGATTGTAACCCACCACGGAAGATTTCGGCGAAGTACGCCGCGTAATTCAAGATAAAGGCGAACAAGGCCGCATCATATCGTTGGAAGACCACGCCAATTAAAGGTAGGCCATAAAATACGAAAATCAATTGGAGCAACAATGGCGTGCCACGCATCAGCCAAACATAAAAGGTCAACACCCATTGTAGTGGCTTAATATTTGAAATTAAGCCTAAACTGATCAATAACCCCAATGGAATCGATCCAATTAACGTCCAAATAAAGATCTGTAGCGTCATGCCGGCGCCGGATAATAATGATGGCAAAATTTCTGAAATATAATGCATAAGCTTAACCCTCCCAAATTTAATTAACAGTAACAAAAAAGTCCCCTTGAGAAAAAATCTCAAGAGGACGTCTATGCGCGGTGCCACCTCACTTCGCAGTAACTTCACAGTCACTGCCTCAGGGAGTTCAGTGATAATAAAAAAAATCGTCCCTAGGTCTAAAACCTAAGAGGACGATTAATATCGCGGTACCACCTCAACTTTATCAATTGCTCACGCAACTGAACTCAGCGAGTTTATCACTAAACTCCACCGCTAACGAGGCCAACCGGAACAGCTTACTTGGTTCAGCCGTTCAACTCACAGATGTGGTTCGTTGTTTAAACGTGATCGACTTTCCAGCCCCGTCGACTCTCTGCGCTCCGTCTAACCAACTACTCTTCTGTTCTTTGTTTTTTAATGTTGTTCTCATATTAACCAAAACTTAACACAACGTCAAGTCTTTTTTTATTTATTTCGATGGAAAATTCCCGTAATCCGTGACCAGACCCCTGGCTTTTGGGTTTCGAGATTCATTAAGGGCACCGTTTCGCCCTCTAAACGCCGGGCAATATTTCGATAACCTTGCGCCGCCGCATTCTTTGGATCTAACACAATGGGTTCACCATTATTAGAAGTCCGAATCACTGCATCATCATCAAAAACAATCCCTAATAAATCAATGGACAAATGATGGGTAATCTCATCAATATCCATCGTTTCACCATCTTGCATCATCCGCCGCCGAATCCGATTAATCACTAACTTAGGCGCTTCCGCTAATGGATATTGTTCCAATAAGCCTACGACCCGGTCAGCATCCCGAATAGCCGAGATTTCAGGCGTTGAAACAATAATCGCCGCATCTGCCCCGGCAATCGCGTTCATAAAGCCACGCTCAATCCCAGCTGGACAATCTAATAGGACATAGTCAAAATCAGGCTTCAATTCGGCAACTAAAGCTTTAACTTGGTCCGGATTCAAAGAATCCTTATCCGCATTTTGGGCCGCTGGTAGTAAGAATAATAAATCATCAAAACGTTTATCTTTAACTAATGCTTGCCGTAACTGAGCCCGATTTTCAACCACGTCGACAATGTCATACAAGATTCGATTATCGAGTCCTAAAATGACGTCCAGATTACGCAAGCCAATATCTAAATCAACTAAGCAAACTTTTTTGCCCATTAAGGCTAACGCCGTCCCAAGATTGGCCGTCGTAGTTGTTTTACCAACGCCACCTTTACCTGAGGTAACGACAATTGCTTTTCCCATCAAAGATGTCCTCCATTCCGCGTGAATAATTTTGGTCGTACACGTTTTAGCTGATTCAAAGGTTGATAATCAAGCGCTTGAATATCGTTAATATAAACCACATTCGTGCCCGTCGCAATCTTCTCTAAGTCAACCAATTCTAATAACTCACCGACCCGCACTCGAGGAACCGTTGCGAGGTCGCTCACAATCACGGCATCATTATGATCAGGATAGCCAGCCTCTAATCCACCAGCCACTTCACCCATGACAAAAATACTACCGGTTGCGCGTAAGATACCACCCTCGTGAATCTTACCGAAAAATAACACGTCCCCCGTCACCGCAATTACTTGCCCATTACGGATGATTTGATTCACCAAGTGGACCGTATTGCGATCAATCATGGCCAAGGCATCCGCCGTCACAATGACATCCGCCGTTAATTTATGAATACTAAACAACGGATAACGATTGACCAACTGGGTCACTTGTTTAGTTTGGTCAGCTGTTAACAGCCGACCTTCGGTACTCATATCAAAAGAGATTTGTTTTTCAGTCGTATTGTCAACTTGCATCCGGGTTAACAAGGCCTTCAGATCAACCATGATTTCATCGAAACTGGCGGCTTGACGAAAAATCAAGTCATAGCCATCATTGCTGGCTTTTAAAACCACACTTTGCTGCATGTTAATTCCTTTCCACCGACTAATTAATTAACCCTTAGATACAACTGCCGTACCGGATAATACAAAACAACGAAAATAGCTAAGTTGACGGCAATCGTCGGGCCTAGCGTATAGACCGCAAAGTCAGTTATGTTACTGGTAATCACTTTCCCAACTAAGTACCAAATGTACACAAATGATTCAACAATCGTCAAATTGATGATGTAAACCATCAGCATGGTCAAAAAATTCAAATCTAACCACGGCTTAAATTGACGACAGAGGTACACCACTAATGGCAAAGCAAGTAGGTAGACGCCAAAAACGCCCGTATAGAACCAATCAAAAACCAAGCCCGCAAAGGCCGACCAGATGCCGATAGCCAGTTCATTTCGATCATCTAAAAAGACAGCGAACACCAGCCATAATAGGACTAAATGCAACACACTGGAATAAGGATATTTAAATAAACTACCAGCAAACACGTTGGACATTGACCCATCTAAAAACAAGGCAATGAATAGGCCCACTGGGAAGATTATTTTTAACCGTGAATACCTCAATATGATGGCCCTCCCCTTATTGTTCGGCGACCGTTACGACCGTCAAATCACTAAGGTCAGCAGCGGGGGTTATCTCAACTTCAGAGGCTAACCCATAATCATCTTGTTTAACTTTGGCAACAGTGCCGACGTATAAGCCCTTAGGGGTAATCCCACCAAGCCCACTCGTAACCACCTTGTCACCCTTTTTAATCTTAACTTTAGACGTCACCGACCCCATTTCAAGCAGGTTGGTACTCTTATCATAGCCAGAAACGATTCCATTAACGGTCGCGCCTTTGCTAGTCGTAATCTGAATGGCAAACTTATCGGCCGTCGAACTCGTATTTGAAATGAGTTCCACCTTAGAATTAGTTTGATTAACTTCAACGACCCGGCCAATTAAGCCCGTTTGTGACATGACTGGCATATTCTTCTTAACTCCGGCCGTAGCCCCTTTTGAAATCACCACTTGGTTCATCCAAGACGATGGCGTCCGGGTTAAGACATTTGCAGTCACAGCCGTATAATCGGTCAGTGAGTCATTCAATTTTAGCTCTTTACGTAACTGTTTATTTTCAGCAGTCGTCGTTTGGGCCGTGACCTTAGCTTGCGCTAATTGGTCAACTTGTTTCTTTAACTTTTGATTTTCTTGATAAGTGTTCAGTAAGTCGGACACTGAATTAGTCGCACTTTGTAAGCCATTGACCGGCCAAGCAATGACTCGGTCAACCGCCCCCGCCACATCGTTCCCAAATTGTTGGACCAATGGTGGCGTTGACTTACGGTCACGAACAGCGACAGAAACGCTCATCAAGCCGAAACTGATAATTAATAAGATAATGACAATCACCAATTTACGGTTAGAGAAAAACTTTTGCATAATGAACCCCCGGTCGAAAATCCTATGATTTAACAATAAATAAGCGGGAAGTCATCTTCCCGCTCACCTGTTATCGCTTTTTCATAACGTCGATGCTCTTGAGTG
This genomic window from Lactobacillus sp. CBA3606 contains:
- a CDS encoding amino acid ABC transporter ATP-binding protein — protein: MLELKQITKSFGNRTIIKQLDLTVKDGEILSIVGPSGAGKTTLLRCITGLEQVDSGQFLVDGQAFDPYTNRSNESVIGVVFQNFELFPHLTVLQNIALAPTMVLKENTAAANQQAKKLLARLDLGDHADQYPYQLSGGQQQRVAIARALAMKPNILCYDEPTSALDPNLRQAVEKLILGLKADGMTQIVVTHDLTFAQNIADDVLHVEPNTTK
- a CDS encoding amino acid ABC transporter permease, coding for MHYISEILPSLLSGAGMTLQIFIWTLIGSIPLGLLISLGLISNIKPLQWVLTFYVWLMRGTPLLLQLIFVFYGLPLIGVVFQRYDAALFAFILNYAAYFAEIFRGGLQSIDNGQYESARVLRLSYPQTIRKIIIPQVVKIVLPSVGNEVINLVKDSSLVYVIGLGDLLRAGNVATARDVTLVPLVLVGVIYLLLTGVTTFVLRQVEKRYSYWK
- the minD gene encoding septum site-determining protein MinD translates to MGKAIVVTSGKGGVGKTTTTANLGTALALMGKKVCLVDLDIGLRNLDVILGLDNRILYDIVDVVENRAQLRQALVKDKRFDDLLFLLPAAQNADKDSLNPDQVKALVAELKPDFDYVLLDCPAGIERGFMNAIAGADAAIIVSTPEISAIRDADRVVGLLEQYPLAEAPKLVINRIRRRMMQDGETMDIDEITHHLSIDLLGIVFDDDAVIRTSNNGEPIVLDPKNAAAQGYRNIARRLEGETVPLMNLETQKPGVWSRITGIFHRNK
- a CDS encoding septum site-determining protein MinC; translation: MQQSVVLKASNDGYDLIFRQAASFDEIMVDLKALLTRMQVDNTTEKQISFDMSTEGRLLTADQTKQVTQLVNRYPLFSIHKLTADVIVTADALAMIDRNTVHLVNQIIRNGQVIAVTGDVLFFGKIHEGGILRATGSIFVMGEVAGGLEAGYPDHNDAVIVSDLATVPRVRVGELLELVDLEKIATGTNVVYINDIQALDYQPLNQLKRVRPKLFTRNGGHL
- the mreD gene encoding rod shape-determining protein MreD gives rise to the protein MRYSRLKIIFPVGLFIALFLDGSMSNVFAGSLFKYPYSSVLHLVLLWLVFAVFLDDRNELAIGIWSAFAGLVFDWFYTGVFGVYLLALPLVVYLCRQFKPWLDLNFLTMLMVYIINLTIVESFVYIWYLVGKVITSNITDFAVYTLGPTIAVNLAIFVVLYYPVRQLYLRVN
- the mreC gene encoding rod shape-determining protein MreC, with amino-acid sequence MQKFFSNRKLVIVIILLIISFGLMSVSVAVRDRKSTPPLVQQFGNDVAGAVDRVIAWPVNGLQSATNSVSDLLNTYQENQKLKKQVDQLAQAKVTAQTTTAENKQLRKELKLNDSLTDYTAVTANVLTRTPSSWMNQVVISKGATAGVKKNMPVMSQTGLIGRVVEVNQTNSKVELISNTSSTADKFAIQITTSKGATVNGIVSGYDKSTNLLEMGSVTSKVKIKKGDKVVTSGLGGITPKGLYVGTVAKVKQDDYGLASEVEITPAADLSDLTVVTVAEQ